One genomic region from Gossypium hirsutum isolate 1008001.06 chromosome D13, Gossypium_hirsutum_v2.1, whole genome shotgun sequence encodes:
- the LOC107918867 gene encoding endoglucanase 24, translated as MKFHYVLLFLLHHHHRQQFFLFVSLVFSPSVRCGHHDYSDALSKSILFFEGQRSGVLPRDQRMKWREHSGLSDGRSMYNMDLTGGYYDAGDNVKFGFPMAFTTTMLAWSVIEFGELMPPSELRNALVAIRWGTDYLLKTVSQPNQIFVQVGDPYKDHNCWERPEDMDTARTVYAVDAPNPASEVAAETAAALAASSMAFRSVDPGYAQTLLRNSVRVFQYADNFRGAYSDNSNVRDGACPFYCDFSGYQDELLWGAAWLRRASQDNSYLNYIEINGKTLGADDNINEFGWDNKHAGLNVLVSKEALEGNMYSLQSYKVSADSFMCTLIPDSSSSHIEYTPGGLIYKPGGSNLQHATTISFLLLVYANYLDRTSQTVNCGNLIASPLSLRTIAKNQADYILGDNPMGLSYMVGYGNRFPQRIHHRGSSLPSVKDHPEFIACKEGSIYFNSTNPNPNVLVGAIVGGPGEDDVYDDDRADFRKSEPTTYINAPFVGVLAYFAANPS; from the exons ATGAAATTCCATTatgttcttctttttcttcttcaccaTCATCATCGTCAGCAGTTTTTTCTTTTCGTTTCCCTTGTTTTTTCCCCTTCGGTTCGTTGCGGTCACCATGATTACTCCGACGCATTGTCGAAATCGATTCTGTTTTTCGAGGGCCAGCGTTCTGGTGTTCTGCCCCGAGACCAACGTATGAAATGGAGGGAGCATTCGGGATTGAGCGATGGCCGTTCCATGTACAACATGGACTTAACTGGCGGTTATTACGACGCCGGCGACAATGTTAAGTTCGGCTTCCCGATGGCTTTCACGACGACGATGTTGGCTTGGAGCGTGATTGAGTTTGGAGAATTAATGCCGCCAAGTGAACTTAGAAATGCCCTTGTGGCCATCCGTTGGGGTACTGATTATTTGCTTAAAACTGTCTCTCAGCCTAACCAGATTTTCGTTCAG GTTGGAGATCCATATAAGGACCATAACTGTTGGGAAAGACCCGAAGATATGGATACTGCGAGGACGGTTTATGCAGTGGATGCACCGAACCCGGCTTCCGAAGTAGCGGCTGAGACGGCGGCCGCTCTTGCGGCTTCATCCATGGCATTCAGATCAGTGGACCCAGGGTATGCCCAGACATTGTTACGGAATTCTGTTCGGGTTTTTCAATATGCTGACAACTTTAGAGGTGCTTATAGTGACAATTCTAATGTCCGAGACGGTGCCTGCCCATTTTACTGCGATTTTAGCGGCTATCAA GATGAATTGCTATGGGGAGCTGCATGGTTAAGGAGGGCCTCGCAAGACAACTCTTACCTTAATTACATCGAAATCAATGGCAAAACCCTTGGTGCCGATGACAACATCAATGAATTTGGATGGGACAATAAGCATGCTGGTCTAAACGTTCTTGTCTCCAAG GAAGCTTTAGAAGGAAACATGTACTCCCTGCAATCATACAAGGTGTCAGCAGATAGCTTTATGTGCACACTAATCCCCGATTCATCGTCGTCCCACATCGAATACACTCCCGGCGGCCTCATCTACAAGCCCGGAGGCAGCAACTTGCAGCATGCGACCACGATTTCGTTTCTTCTCCTCGTTTACGCTAATTACCTCGATCGTACTTCACAAACAGTCAACTGCGGTAACTTAATTGCCTCCCCGTTATCTCTTCGAACCATAGCAAAGAACCAAGCCGATTACATTTTAGGTGATAACCCAATGGGGTTATCGTACATGGTTGGGTACGGCAACCGTTTCCCGCAACGGATTCATCACCGAGGGTCGTCTTTACCGTCTGTGAAAGATCATCCTGAGTTTATAGCTTGCAAGGAAGGttccatttattttaattcaactaATCCTAATCCAAATGTTTTGGTTGGTGCCATTGTTGGAGGGCCTGGAGAAGATGATGTTTATGATGATGATAGAGCTGATTTTAGGAAATCAGAGCCTACTACTTACATTAATGCACCCTTTGTGGGTGTATTAGCCTATTTTGCAGCTAATCCCAGCTAG